Genomic DNA from Candidatus Tumulicola sp.:
GAGCGATCGCGATGCGCGGGTCGCGCGTTGCGGTGGGAGAGTTTGTCAACAATTTCAAAGCACGGGTATCCCTGCTCGACTTCTCCAATCCCAACGCGCCCACCGTGATTGGCACTGCTGCAACACCGCTCGCCTCCAATCCCAACACCGCCGTCGGATCGATCGCCTTCCTCTCCGACAACGTTGTGGTCGCCTCGGGGCCGAGCGATTTCGAGATCGTGCAGGTCGATTTTTCAAACCCGATGGCCCCCGTCGTCACGAATTTCAATCCGGTATTGGCGGGTCCGCCCGTCATCGATTCCGACAGCGCCGTGATTGCCGCCGGCGACAGCACCAGCGGTATTCTTAAGTTGTTCGATGTCAACAAGGCGCTTATCGCCTCGGTGAATACCATGCTGCCCGGCATCACCTCGGTGGCGGTCTCCAATCCGCTAGTTCTCGCGGCCAGTGCCAACAGCTTCAACTCGGACAAGGTCGACTTCGGCGGCCCCAGCGTCAGTTCGTTCAACCCGAATCTCGCAGGCGGCTCTACTACCGCAATCGAGGGGAAAACGGGGGCATGTGGCGCGATTCTGGGTTCGAGTGTCGCACTGGTCGATCTAACTGGCGCGCCAGCCGTACTTGGGACCGCCAACGCAGCGGTCGCGTCGATTTCCACGCTGGCGATCAGCACCTTTGCGGGGCCAGGCGGGCCGCAAGTCACGGTCAATCCGCTTGCTTTGGTCTTCGGCGCCGTCAAGGTTAACACTCTCCAGTCCTTGATGTTCACCATTCACAATGCTGGCGGCGGCAATCTCAACATCAACAACCTGCACAGCTCCGACCCGCGCTTCACTTTCAGCCCCGGCGGGCCGTTCAATCTCGCGGGTGGCGGGAATCAGGTGGTTACGATCACCTTCAAACCCACTGCCGAGGCACCGTTCAGCGGCAACCTGATTTTCAGTACCAATGACCTCGCGCATCCCACCGTCACCGTTCCTTTGTCCGGCGTTGGCGGGCTTCCCCACATCAGTGTGTCGCCTTTGAACCTAGACCTGGGCAGCGTGGCGGTATGCCTCTCGGGCTCGCTCCCGGTCAACATCAAGAACACCGGCGCCGTGCCCCTGACGGTGAGCTCGGTGACTACTAGCGGTCCGCCATTCAGCGCGGCGCCCGGGAATCTCGTCGTCAATGCCGGTGCCACCGCGCCAGTGACAGCAAAATTCACGCCATCGGCGATCGGGCCGGCGGCCGGCACGCTCACCATCACCTCGGACGATCAGACCAACCCGGCGGTCAACGTGGCGCTGAACGGTACGGGTCTTCCCACGCCGCCGCCAGCCATCGCAGTCAGTCCCAACCCGATCAACTTCGGCGCCACGCCTGTGCAGTTCTACATCGGACGGCGTATCACAATTGCCAACACCAGCCCGTGCCAATCTCTCTTCGTGACGCTGACCTCCAACGGCGCGCCCTTTTTCGTCACCGATGTCGATCCCACCACGCTGCCGCCGGCGTCGCTCACGGTTTCAGGCAGCGTTCCGGCAAACGCGTCCAAGCGTTTCGTGGTTGTCTTCGCGCCCACGGTCCTCGGAGCGTCCAATGGGACCTTAGCGATCACGAGCAACGACCCGATTAATCCGAAGGTGAATGTTCCGCTCAGCGGCATGGGCGTCCAGCTCAATCCGGCATCAGTGGAGCTGGTACTAGATCGTTCCGGCAGCATGTCCGCACCCGCGCAAGGCGGGACCAAGATGGACGGGCTGAAAGCAGCCGTGCACCTGTTTGCGGATCTCATGATTCCAGGCCAGGGTGACGAAATGGGGTCGGTGGAATTCGATGACGCAGTAAACGTGCTCACGCCGTTTGGCTCTTACGACACCCCGAAGCGAGATGCCATCAAGAACGACGCCGACACGCTGACACCGCGCCACCTTACGTCGATCGGCGGCGGGCTGCACACCGGGCAGGCGCAGGTTGTTGCCGGGACGACAGGGCGCAAGGTCATCCTCGTGTTTACCGACGGCATGGAAAATACTCCCCCGATGATTGCCACCGAGGAGCCGCCCATCCTCGCCGCTGGAACCGAAGTGTACGCCATCGGCCTGGGCCAGCCTCAGAATATCTCCGCCGCAGCGCTGAGCATGCTGGCCGCCTCGTCCAATGGAAACTTTTTCCAGACGGACGACACGCTCATCCTGCGAAAGCATTTCGTGCAGGTGCTGGCCGACGCATTTCGCCAGAACATGGCCCAGGACCCCGTATTCGCGATCGCTCAAGGCGCCACCAAGAAGATCCCGGTCTCCATCACGCAATGCGAACGCCGCATCACGTTCGTGCTCAACTGGGACGATGCCGGTTCTCAAGTGGATCTCAACGTGCGCGCTCCCGACGGCACGCTGTTCACGCCCAACTCGCCGAACCAAAACCAGCTCGTGCGGTATGGCGATTTTCCCGGGTATCGCTATTACCAGATCGCGTTTCCGCCACTGGATCCCGGCTCGGGGCTGACCATCGGTCCGTCACAGTTGGGCCAGTGGGTGATGGAGGTGCGCGGCTCGGCGCTGGCCGGTGCCAGCGAGCGCTGTACTACCAGTGTGGTGGTGGAAAGCCAGCTTGAACTCCGTGGCATCGTTCATGCGGTGGACATTGGCCAGCCCATCCAGATTGAAGCGACGATCACGGATCACGGTTTGCCAGTGACCACCGCCGAATTGGTGGTTACGCTAACGGCGCCCCAGAAGTCGCTTGCCGCGGTCTCCACGCCGCCGGTCATTCTCAAGGCACTGGATGCCGACAAGCACCCCATTCCCGCGGGGAAGATCCCGCTAATTCCCGTGAAGAAGACGAAGTACAGGATGAAGCCGGGTAAGGAATCGCGGCCCTTTACGCTGACTCTGCCGGCACCGCGACTGGACGGGGTGTATCAATTCGAGTTTCAGGCGAAGGGGCAAGCTTGCGGGGGCGCTTTCGACCGTTACCGGGAATTCTCGCTCTACATCGGACGCAAAGCCCACGACCGGCGCACCGGCCTGACGGTGGAGTCAAGCGGACCCACTAGCGCCGTGGTGACGGTGACGCCGCGCGATTCCCGCGGTGAGCCGCTTGGCCCAGGGCTAGCCTCGCTGTTGAGACCCGGTCTCAAGGGCGGCACAGTGTTCCCCGTGGTCGACCGGCGCGATGGTTCCTACGCATTTCGCGCTTCGTGGCCAGGGAAGCGGCCACCGACGCTAAACCTGAAACTCGGCGACAAGATGTTATCCGTTCCGTTGGCGCCGAAACAGAAGCGCTGAGCCCATGCGCGGATCAGAGGCGCTCGCGCCTTTAACGTGTTCGGGAGCCGGTCGAGCTTTGCCGCGCGCCTCAATGCAGGCCGCGCAGGTATTGTAGAGCTTCCCGTCCGCGTAGGGCGCGAGCTTCCACTTAGCGCCGTTGCCGGCCATGGTTGCCTTGCACCTGCTGCCGCCTGAGGGATGCGTTCCGCCGTTGCATCCGGAGCACGCGCAGATTGGGTCGCCGGTCTGCGCATCCACGAGAGTGTTCAACATACCGAAAACGTTCGGTCGCTCGACATTTAGGTCCTAGAGCGGAGGGGCGGCGCTTCTCAGACTAGATACGTAGCCAGAATCCGCCTAACATCGGTTAGCATTCTTTTCACGTCTTCCAAGAGGTACTTCGAAAAATGCCCATGATCGGCGTCATTTCGTAACGTTGCCCAGGACTGGACTTGCTGCTGCTCGCTACGCGTATACACGTTGTTTGTAGCGCACTTGTTATTCAAAGCACTCAAGTCGTCTCTCGATGACACTTTGATTGCGTTGTTTACAGCGACACGGCGAAGCCCATTTTCAAGCACCGCGCCAATTAGGGAGGCGGCCGCGTCCTTGTAACCGTTGTCCAGAAGATGTGATGCCATATCGAGAAAGTCGCCAAATACCGCAGCCGACACCAAATCTTCGACGCGTGTTAAGAAACCTTTTTGAAGATCTTCCGAAAGGCTTCTCATTATTGCCAGGCCGCTCTTCACACTAAACTTGTATGCGGAGCCAGTCACCTGATTAAAATTGATGTAATAGATGTGATCGGGGCCGACTAAATTGATCAAATAGCTCTGGACCTGGGTTCTCCAGCCGTTGAATTCAGCCAAATCGACGTCGATGCCGCTGGAGGGGCCATGGGCAAGAAGCCCCCTACCTCGTTCATGAAGCGTGTCCAGCCGCTCAAGCAACTGTTCGATATGCTTCATTGCGACTCACGCTGTCGGCAAGCGCTGCATGAATCTTGGTTGGCAACGATGCACTGTAACTCCCTCGTCTCTCGCTAACACTTGAGTCATTTGGGAGATTCTTCATGCTTGAGAGCAAAGATTGGACCGTAGAAATCCGTCTGGCCTATGATGTGAAGGCCAGCAGCGCGGAACAGGCTCTCGGGGCCGTGTTGCCGCTTTTGTCTCTGGGCCCCGAGCGCTACGGTGCGCAACCAAGAGTTGCAGACTACACTGTTCGTGAGATTGCCCCGGAGGCGCTTGCCGTGCTTACCACCGACGATCCGTTGCAAGGCTTGGTCAAGCCAGTCTACACGGCCAAGGAAGCCGCCCAAATACTTGGGATAAGTCTCAACAACGTCTACACGCGCATTCCGAGTATGAGCCTCGGCCGACTACGTCGCTTTTCTCGGGCAGCGATCTTGAGGGTCCTGGAGCACGGCGTAGACCGTGAACCGGAGCCGAAACCAGAGCCCATAAGGCACGATCGAACGCTTCGACGGGAAATGCCAGCGAAAATCGTTCGGTCAAGAAGGCAGAAAACCGAAAGCCCCGTCGTCTCAATAACCGAGGCGGCAAGGATGTTGCGGATCTCCGCCGCCAAAGTCCGCCAGCTGCTCGAGCAACGGAAAATCTACTACTCCGAATACTCTGGGAGGAAAACCATGCCCAGGCAGGCCGTACAGAACTACATTGACGGTCTCACGCCACGGGCGTTCGTCGAGGCGGAACTTGTCGGCGCCGAGGACGACCCTATGTGGAGGAACGACCGGGAGGGTTTGGAGCAATTTGCCGCAGAGTGGCGGGCTCAATGGCCCGACGAGCTATTTGACCGTCAGTCCGCCGCGCGAGGACAGCTAGGGCGCGAATCTGGTGATGGGGACACAGGCGGCTCGGTCGAATAACTTCTACTGGGCCGCGCTCGGCGTGCACGACAAGCTTTGGGAACTAGTTAGCCGATTGATCGGCGGACGCTTCTTCTTTTACGCCGGCTTCGATTGCTTTCTTCTTGATCACCTCGGCTGAGGCTATCGCTGCTTTCTTGACGTTGACGGCGGCTATGCTGATGATAAGCACCACAAGTACTAGGGCGAGTGGCCAAAGGGAGGCCAAAAGGATATCGTTCTGCTGGGCGTGCCATAGCTCGGTTGGCGGTGTAGCTGTAGTAGTGTGACCGGCTCCCAGGACGAGCATCACCCGTTTTCTGCTTTGGTGGCGTTCGGATTCGCGTTGGTTGCGGCGCCAGAATCGGGTTTGGTGGCGTTCGGGCTAGCGCCGGTCGTGGTGCCGGGATTAGTATCTCCGGATTTGGGTTGCATTCTTATCGGCGGATTGTCTCGGTCGATGTTGTCCACGGTGACGCCGCGAACGCCCTTCTCGACCAACGGCTGCTCGCTCTTCCTTGGCGTGATGATCTCACGTAGTTTCTGAATACCAGGGTTCTTGTTTCCTTTGCTATCTGAAGCCATCAGCGTTCTCTCCTTTACTCAAAAAACTCGATTGTGTCGATTTCGCCACCGCTGACCAGAAATCCGGCAGAACCTTTCACGCGGTCTCCAAACCCGGTTTCATCTACTTCGTACTGTTCCCTGACATATAGCTGTTCAGGGGCCGGGTATGATGAAGACCACGACCCTTTGCCATAGATACCGCCAATGTAACCGCCGCTCTTTAGCTTGACGCGCACCCGGTGGGCATGCTGGTCAGCAAAGAACTTGTCCCACGGCGTAGCTTCGGGCTCGAGCAAGTACGAGAGCACTTTAGTCGTTAGGATTCTGTCGCGCCAGTAGTCCCACTTCCGGGCCAGCAATATGATTGGCGGCCAAAGAATCGGCAATATCAGAACGACAACGTAGGCGGCTATGAGGCGCGGTACACCCGCCGGCGCGACGAGAACGATCCACCCTGTCAGGGCATAGTGGATTGCGCTGTAGGCGATCACCTCTGGAAGCCGCTTCGTGAAATCGGAGTTGTTAGTTGCAATGAAGAGTCCGTAAACGCTCATTGAAATGAATCCTGGCACAAAAAAGACCAGAAAAAGCAGCAACTTGTCTGTGCTCCATATGTCACCCATACAGCTTATTTCCCCGAATGCCGCCCGGTACCATCGCGGGGGCTCAAACATAGCGGCCTAAACCCACCGCGCGCTAACGGGGCGAGATAAGGGTTCTTATCTGGCCAGCACGCTGACTCGGGCAGTCCGAGAGCCCTGGCTGGCAGAATCGAAGCTGTCCTAATTCCTCTACGCCGGATTGGTCTCGCGAATGATCTAGGATCTGAAAAGTTCGGCGTTCAGCCGATTGACGGCGTCCTGAAGGATTGGTATGGCCGACGCCTGGTCATCGGCGTTGTGCCCTCTTGCTTAATGTGGCTGACAGCGTCGGCCTCATATCCAGGATCCTATACTTTGAGTTTGCGCGCGCCTTCAAATCGAAGGGCGGCAACTCGCGTCACCGCCCCGCGCGCGTGCCGACTACTTTCGATCAGGCTACCACAAGCTCACGGGCCGGCTCGACCTTTATTTCGATCTTGCCCCTCAACTTGTCGATGATCTGATCGACGCGGTTTACGGTGATCCCGTGATACTCGTTGCGCTCGTCGCGAGACACCTGGCTCTCATCTACACCGAGCGCCTCAGCCAACTCGCGTTGAGTTATGCCGGCCGCAATTCGCAGTCCGATTAGCAGACGGCCCACGCTGTTGAATGTCGTGGCCACCTGGACGTCGCCACGCCTAGCCTGCGTGTACCAGTCAACCTCGTCCTTCAGCTGCTCGAACAGCGTGTACTGGGGTGCCATGGCTCGAGCGACCTCCTCAGCCGATCGGCCCTGCTTTCGCAGCTTCTGTTCGCGTCCCTCGATGGCTTCGCGATCGTGTTGCAATTGTTGGAGTGCGACGTTGTATGCTGCGTCCGTCTTGATCATAGGCGCGCCTCCTTTAGCAACTTGACGATACCCTTTGGTTTATCGGTCGCTTTTTGTCGTCGGAATAGCGTCGGAATGTGCTGGTCGCAACCATCCGGAGGCTGGCCCTGCCAGTGCGGAAACATGTCCACCCGATAGATGTGCCACATCGGCAGCTCGGCTTTTGTGGAGTCGGGGTGACGTCTACGGGCCCGGTGATCCCAAGTCCAGCACTTGTAGGGGTCGATGCCGTTGAGCCGCATCTCAAGATCGCCCGTCATCAGATCGAACAGCTTGCACGTGAAGTAGCCGTCGATGTCGTTCGGGTGGGGCCGGTCTTCCACGAAAGAGCCATCAACGAACACATCCGACACACCCACGGACCACAACTGCTTTACAACGACGCTGAGATTCTTGAGAAGCTTGAGGCGCCACGCCACGTCATACCCTTCCGACGTACCGCCGGCACCAAAGCGCGAGCCCTCTAGCTCGCGAAGTGTCATTGGGTAGTCATCCGGAGGCAAGACGCCATCCGCTGTGAACGCGGGAAGGCTGGCGGGCACATTCCCAGTCTACCCCGACTTGACATAGAAGTCAAGTTAAGTAATACTGAGTGTGTAAGGGCGGCTCGAGGCGAGCGCGCGATCCGGCGGCGGGCTGGGCGCCAACGACAAGGAGAATTCGCGACATGAACGACGATCTGAACAAGCTCATCAAATTCGGGTTCGCCCTGGGCGGCGCGATCACCGCAGTCTACGGTCTCTACCGCATGGCCAAGAGATACGGATGGATCGAGTGACCCCGATCAGGCGCGGGGCGCGACCTAGCATGGCAAACTTCACCGTGCGCGTGGAACTCCACCGGGCGTCGGTCCTCGACTACGAAGTGCTGCACGCCGCAATGGAAGAGCGCGGTTTCAGCCGGACGATCGCCGCCGACTCCAACGAGACGTACAAG
This window encodes:
- a CDS encoding helix-turn-helix domain-containing protein, with the translated sequence MLESKDWTVEIRLAYDVKASSAEQALGAVLPLLSLGPERYGAQPRVADYTVREIAPEALAVLTTDDPLQGLVKPVYTAKEAAQILGISLNNVYTRIPSMSLGRLRRFSRAAILRVLEHGVDREPEPKPEPIRHDRTLRREMPAKIVRSRRQKTESPVVSITEAARMLRISAAKVRQLLEQRKIYYSEYSGRKTMPRQAVQNYIDGLTPRAFVEAELVGAEDDPMWRNDREGLEQFAAEWRAQWPDELFDRQSAARGQLGRESGDGDTGGSVE
- a CDS encoding helix-turn-helix domain-containing protein produces the protein MIKTDAAYNVALQQLQHDREAIEGREQKLRKQGRSAEEVARAMAPQYTLFEQLKDEVDWYTQARRGDVQVATTFNSVGRLLIGLRIAAGITQRELAEALGVDESQVSRDERNEYHGITVNRVDQIIDKLRGKIEIKVEPARELVVA
- a CDS encoding DUF6338 family protein, whose protein sequence is MGDIWSTDKLLLFLVFFVPGFISMSVYGLFIATNNSDFTKRLPEVIAYSAIHYALTGWIVLVAPAGVPRLIAAYVVVLILPILWPPIILLARKWDYWRDRILTTKVLSYLLEPEATPWDKFFADQHAHRVRVKLKSGGYIGGIYGKGSWSSSYPAPEQLYVREQYEVDETGFGDRVKGSAGFLVSGGEIDTIEFFE
- a CDS encoding choice-of-anchor D domain-containing protein encodes the protein MPRVVVAGSENDTSFAVIDFTNPNAPSVKLVDPGFASGCHVTINGNNAVAGSVLTSKVRLVDVSNPAVPALRGTIATPLNGIGAIAMRGSRVAVGEFVNNFKARVSLLDFSNPNAPTVIGTAATPLASNPNTAVGSIAFLSDNVVVASGPSDFEIVQVDFSNPMAPVVTNFNPVLAGPPVIDSDSAVIAAGDSTSGILKLFDVNKALIASVNTMLPGITSVAVSNPLVLAASANSFNSDKVDFGGPSVSSFNPNLAGGSTTAIEGKTGACGAILGSSVALVDLTGAPAVLGTANAAVASISTLAISTFAGPGGPQVTVNPLALVFGAVKVNTLQSLMFTIHNAGGGNLNINNLHSSDPRFTFSPGGPFNLAGGGNQVVTITFKPTAEAPFSGNLIFSTNDLAHPTVTVPLSGVGGLPHISVSPLNLDLGSVAVCLSGSLPVNIKNTGAVPLTVSSVTTSGPPFSAAPGNLVVNAGATAPVTAKFTPSAIGPAAGTLTITSDDQTNPAVNVALNGTGLPTPPPAIAVSPNPINFGATPVQFYIGRRITIANTSPCQSLFVTLTSNGAPFFVTDVDPTTLPPASLTVSGSVPANASKRFVVVFAPTVLGASNGTLAITSNDPINPKVNVPLSGMGVQLNPASVELVLDRSGSMSAPAQGGTKMDGLKAAVHLFADLMIPGQGDEMGSVEFDDAVNVLTPFGSYDTPKRDAIKNDADTLTPRHLTSIGGGLHTGQAQVVAGTTGRKVILVFTDGMENTPPMIATEEPPILAAGTEVYAIGLGQPQNISAAALSMLAASSNGNFFQTDDTLILRKHFVQVLADAFRQNMAQDPVFAIAQGATKKIPVSITQCERRITFVLNWDDAGSQVDLNVRAPDGTLFTPNSPNQNQLVRYGDFPGYRYYQIAFPPLDPGSGLTIGPSQLGQWVMEVRGSALAGASERCTTSVVVESQLELRGIVHAVDIGQPIQIEATITDHGLPVTTAELVVTLTAPQKSLAAVSTPPVILKALDADKHPIPAGKIPLIPVKKTKYRMKPGKESRPFTLTLPAPRLDGVYQFEFQAKGQACGGAFDRYREFSLYIGRKAHDRRTGLTVESSGPTSAVVTVTPRDSRGEPLGPGLASLLRPGLKGGTVFPVVDRRDGSYAFRASWPGKRPPTLNLKLGDKMLSVPLAPKQKR